The genomic stretch TTATCGGGTCGCACGTGGTGGCGACCCTTTTATCATCCGGCACTGCGGTCGCCGTGGTTGACAACCTGAGCACCGGCTGCCGCGAGAACCTGCCGCCGGGGGTGCCTTTCTACCAGATTGACATCACTACGCCAGCCCTCGCCGAAGTGTTTCACGTGGAACGCCCCGAAGTGGTGGTCCACCTTGCAGCGCAGGCGGTGGCGCCGCGCTCGCTCACGGACCCGTGTTTCGACGCCACGGTTAACATTACGGGTACGGTAAACGTATTGGAGTGCGGGCGAAAAGCCGGAGTCCGGCGCGTCGTCTACGCCTCTTCGGCTGCCGTTTACGGTGACCCGGCATACCTCCCGGTGGACGAAAACCACCCGATTCGGCCCCTTTCCCCTTACGGTGCTTCCAAGTACGCCGCCGAAGTTTACCTCTGGACTTACCAGCGGCTTTACGGCATCGAGGGGGTGGTGCTCCGCCTGGCGAACGTCTACGGCCCAGGCCAGGACAGCGCGGGGGAGGGGGGCGTGGTCGCCATTTTCTGCCGGAGGCTCCGGCGCGGCGAACCGCCGGAAATTCACGGGGACGGCGGGCAGACCCGGGACTTTATCTACGTTGCGGATGTGGCGGCGGCAGTTGTTGCGTCGCTTACGCGCGGGGCGGGGGAAGTCCTTAACATCAGCACCGGTCGGGCGACTTCCGTGCACGACCTCTGCCGGTTGCTCCTGCAGGCTGCGGGGAAAGAATTGGCCCCGGTTTACAAAGCCTCGCGCCCTGGCGATATCCGCCACAGTGTCCTGAGCAACGAGCGGGCCAAAGAGGCGCTCTTGTGGGCGCCGCGCTACGACCTGCCCACGGGCTTACGCGAAACCTACGCTGCTTTTGGCGCTCCCGGCGGCGGATAACGGGTTGCCGTAAATGATGCAGCCCTTAAGGAAATTTAACGGGGCGGCCTGGACGGCCCCTTTTCTTTTGCTTTTTTTTTCGCCCGGGCGCGCTTTCGCTGCAGAATGCGCAGATAGGCCCGGAGTATCCGTTCCTCTGTGGCAAGCCTTTCTTGAAGCCGCATTTTTACCCTCCGGAAATGTGGGCGTCTGCCGGCCTTGGCGGGCCTATGTTAATTATTGCCATTTTCGCTCCGGTTCAGTCGGTAGCGGGGCGTTTTCCTTTACCGGCGGGCGCTTTGCATAAGGCTTTCCGTAGAGGCGAATTTTAATAGCGATGAGACGAAAACTGCGGGGGTGCGCTTATGAACCCGTTCTTGGAAATTCTCCTGCGGGCCCTCGGTGCCTTTGCAGGGGTGGTCCTGGTTACGCGGCTGGTGGGAAAGTCGCAGGTGGGGCAATTGACCATCTCCGACTACGTCAACGGGATCGTTATCGGTTCTATTGCGGCAAGCTTAGCAACCGATATCAAGACGAGCCCTTGGTACTACGCTCTGGGACTTATCGTCTTCACCACGCTGACAATCTTGACGCAGTGGCTGGGTCTCAAATACCGCCCAGCGCGGAAGATTTTAGGCGACGAGCCGACGGTCGTCGTGCATAACGGAAAGATCCTCGAGCGTAATATGCGGCGGATGCGGTATAACGTCGACGACCTGATGATGCAGCTACGCGAGAAGGGCTATTTCAACATCGCCGACGTCGAGTTCGCGGTTGCGGAACCGAACGGGTCCTTAAGCATCCTGCCTAAGTCGGACAAGCGGCCCGTCACGCCTTCCGATCTGGGCATCGCCACCAAATACGAAGGGGTACCCTCCGAGCTTGTTGTGGACGGGGTGATTATTAAGCAGAACCTCAAACAAAACAACCTTACCGAAGAATGGCTGCTCAAAGAGCTGGAAAAACAGGGGATTTATTCCCTGAAGGATGTGCTCTACGCGGGGCTGGACA from Thermodesulfitimonas autotrophica encodes the following:
- a CDS encoding NAD-dependent epimerase/dehydratase family protein, with product MMRVLVTGGAGFIGSHVVATLLSSGTAVAVVDNLSTGCRENLPPGVPFYQIDITTPALAEVFHVERPEVVVHLAAQAVAPRSLTDPCFDATVNITGTVNVLECGRKAGVRRVVYASSAAVYGDPAYLPVDENHPIRPLSPYGASKYAAEVYLWTYQRLYGIEGVVLRLANVYGPGQDSAGEGGVVAIFCRRLRRGEPPEIHGDGGQTRDFIYVADVAAAVVASLTRGAGEVLNISTGRATSVHDLCRLLLQAAGKELAPVYKASRPGDIRHSVLSNERAKEALLWAPRYDLPTGLRETYAAFGAPGGG
- a CDS encoding DUF421 domain-containing protein gives rise to the protein MNPFLEILLRALGAFAGVVLVTRLVGKSQVGQLTISDYVNGIVIGSIAASLATDIKTSPWYYALGLIVFTTLTILTQWLGLKYRPARKILGDEPTVVVHNGKILERNMRRMRYNVDDLMMQLREKGYFNIADVEFAVAEPNGSLSILPKSDKRPVTPSDLGIATKYEGVPSELVVDGVIIKQNLKQNNLTEEWLLKELEKQGIYSLKDVLYAGLDTEGKLYVDKKQDELEHLTDISDKLPGKMGQ